The Nostoc sp. 'Peltigera membranacea cyanobiont' N6 genome contains the following window.
AATCCCCCTTTTAAACGGGGATTTAGGAGGATATCTAAATGTTAAGAATGTAACGCACTATCCCGGATACTTTGGTGCGTTACATAAACCGTAACACACCCTACAAAATAATTTTTTAGTCAACGTTTTTAGAACTCAGTACTACTGAATAGCCAATATTTCAGATGCCAGCAACAACTCACATACTAACAGTGGCAATATAATTGCCCTGTTTTTTTATGCTCAATAATGTAAATTTTTAGTATCCACCTCTTGACAGAAGCAATCGAGGATAGAATGGTTAGTGTCGGGCACAAAAGTTTGATTTTACCTGCTGGCTCTTGATTAGTCACAAAAACCAGCGCTAGCAGTTTGAAATAACCAAACTTATTTAATGCTCAACTTCTTCGATGCATAAATCCTAAGTTTGCGTTTGGATTGCTACATCTATCTAACGCATCACACAAGCATTTGAAAGGGTAATAACTTAAGATGTTTATCGTCTGTTCAGGTATTACACGCACTTCATTGTAGAACAAGAAACACTGTAAATGCAACGCAGCTTCATCAAGTTGAATTCACCAATATTCTTACATGAACACAACACATCAAGGTCGGAGCAAAAAAACTGCTCTTATTACTGGGGCAGCTGGTGGAATTGGGTACGAATTAGCATGTATTTTTGCTGCTCATGATTACAATCTGGTCTTAGTAGACAGAAACGGGCCAAAGCTAGTAGAAATTGCGGGTAAATTCCAAGAAAAATTTGGAATTTTTGTCAAAACTATTGTTAAGGATTTATCTATATCAATGGCTCCTGAAGAAATTTTCACGGAGTTGCAAAAAGCCGATATTAATGTTGATGTGCTGGTAAATAATGCTGGATTTGGTATACATGGATTATTTTACGAAACAGACCTAGCTACTGAATTGGAAATGCTACAGGTAAATTTGGTGTGTCTCACCCATTTAACCAAGCTATTCGTGAAGGGGATGGTAAAGCAAGGTGATGGTAAAATATTAAACGTCGCCTCGGCTGCGGCTTTTCAACCTGGGCCTTTGATGGCAGTTTATTTTGCTACTAAAGCCTATATCTTATCTTTTTCAGAAGCGATCGCTAATGAATTAGAAGGTACTGGTGTCACTGTGACAGTTCTTTGCCCAGGTTCAACAGAATCTGGCTTTCATGAGCGAACTGGGATGGCTGACTCTAAGTTACTCAAGGGCAAGAAGATGATGGATGCAAAAACAGTAGCCGAAGTTGGTTTTCACGCCTTAATGAAGGGCAAAACCATTGTCATTCCTGGTTTTATGAATAAACTACTTGCAAAAAGCGTTAGATTTGTACCTAGAAACCTGGTGACAAAAATTGTCAGAAATATGCAGGAGGACAAATAAGTAGATTGTCATTTGTCATTTGTCATTGGTCATTGGTCATTGGTCATTTGATAATGTTGGCAAAATCTCTTTTATTTCACCCAGGAGATGAGCTTAATCAAAATTAATATTGCCAACACTTTATATGCCAGCCAAAATTCTCTACAGCAACAGCAGCAACATAATTGTCAGCAGGCAGTAGTTCAAAAAGACTCCAGTCTTCAGATATCTGTAACTTGGCTGGTTCTGTGGGAGTGAGCGACACTTCAATTTGCTCTAACTGGGATAGTCCGTCTCCAGTTGCTTTTAAATAAGCTTCCTTACAAGTCCAGTAACGGAAAAATACCTCTTGCTGTTGGTTGGGAGATAGCGATCGCAACATATCATATTCTCTCGGTAAAAAGAACCGTTTGGCAAGAGCTTCCAGATCGGACATCGGGCGAATATATTCTAGGTCTACACCAATTGGGTGGGTACAATTCACCGCACACAAACCCAACCCTTGAGAATGAGACAAGTTAAACTCCAGTCCACTGTCAGCAAATGTATCTGCTAATACTGGTTTGCCACGCTGTTGATAATTAAACTGCACTTGTGACGGCTGGATACCCAAATAGCCACCTAATATAGTTCGCAGGATACCACGACCAGCGATGAAACGCTGTCGGTGTTCCTGAAAATAGAACCGTTCAGCACGAGATGTTTCGTCACTGGAAAGAGTTGCTGCTAAATTTTGCAGATGTGGTTCTGGTTGGTCAAGGTTTATGCGCCAGACATGAATCTCATCTGATAACAAAGTTAAATCTGTCGGTGCAGGTAGCCAGAGATTCATCATAATTCGTAAATATTGGTTTATTTGGAAATCCCCTACTCAGATAATCGCTAGTCTAAATACACATAAGCTAAAAAACATCTAATTTGCATAATCGAATTAAATATAACTCTTGTGGGGTGGGCATCTTGCCCGCCCAGTATGTGCAATTTAAATGTGGAACAGCTTACCATTTTGACAAATCGGACTACCGGATCTTAAAATTACGAATTACGCTTTTCCTCCAACCATTGTAAAACCCGATTCCATGCCCACCAAGGGTCAGAATCCTTTACTTGGCGCTGGCAATTTTTACTACTCAAATAGCCAACATGACCGCCGTACTTAGTGAGAAACAAATCTATTGCGGAATTGCGATCGCACGCTTCTTCTAATTCCGGTATGATAGCTGGGTCAAAAAGTGGGTCATCCGCCGCATATAAAATCAAAGTTGGTTTCGAGATTTGCGGCAATATTTGTAAAGCACTACTCGCTTGGTAATATGCTTCCACAGAAGAAAAACCTAATCGCTTAATTACCAGTTCATTATCAAAACCCCAAATACTATTCGCCCGTTCAATCGCTTCTGGGTCAAGGCTT
Protein-coding sequences here:
- a CDS encoding SDR family NAD(P)-dependent oxidoreductase, with the protein product MNTTHQGRSKKTALITGAAGGIGYELACIFAAHDYNLVLVDRNGPKLVEIAGKFQEKFGIFVKTIVKDLSISMAPEEIFTELQKADINVDVLVNNAGFGIHGLFYETDLATELEMLQVNLVCLTHLTKLFVKGMVKQGDGKILNVASAAAFQPGPLMAVYFATKAYILSFSEAIANELEGTGVTVTVLCPGSTESGFHERTGMADSKLLKGKKMMDAKTVAEVGFHALMKGKTIVIPGFMNKLLAKSVRFVPRNLVTKIVRNMQEDK
- the hetI gene encoding 4'-phosphopantetheinyl transferase HetI — protein: MNLWLPAPTDLTLLSDEIHVWRINLDQPEPHLQNLAATLSSDETSRAERFYFQEHRQRFIAGRGILRTILGGYLGIQPSQVQFNYQQRGKPVLADTFADSGLEFNLSHSQGLGLCAVNCTHPIGVDLEYIRPMSDLEALAKRFFLPREYDMLRSLSPNQQQEVFFRYWTCKEAYLKATGDGLSQLEQIEVSLTPTEPAKLQISEDWSLFELLPADNYVAAVAVENFGWHIKCWQY